Proteins found in one Miscanthus floridulus cultivar M001 chromosome 4, ASM1932011v1, whole genome shotgun sequence genomic segment:
- the LOC136549571 gene encoding BTB/POZ domain-containing protein At2g13690-like produces the protein MAAADAAQQGPRGHRRRGGRATRVRPRAWCCSFGGAPDSPDLRPLPSSAASPAAAGPGRKLPPKSPSSAATSFYGSPTSSRLAGLGGLIDPRRILSPGRVSPIDPDAGAVPPPPLPLPLPPPPPPPAVGDSAAVGPAEQPAAVLLASALPSATVVAVREEADAGGVLDLRLFLRGRDGRCVLMELDSGVLCGCSDFFAAMAPREDAAGAGAGGKRIEVDGVENLDAFRAAVELMYDPHPMRCLAAAGVSRAIDVLEVCSSIMFSKGMKSCLTYIEAVPWNENEEEKLKNLFARFTFDEAISQDILARLRPHNWKNSDDLTVQLIQSVTSSTSTVARKDMQSLVNGLLSKSSVYQKDSSGLNKESLYQICYSCLESLVDLFEEAREPTDYTGQAVAVRGSKPLIERVSRQAENLNWLLEILVNNDIAEEFVELWAKQDRLIRMHEQASAMVRYELSRISAGVFIALGKGKVQCRGDVRSLLFHGWFSTMLLDFGWLQRCPKGLDLRSLEENLGRGLLTLPLRQQQCLFEEWFQFYATKGAECPNLIRAFQVWWRRSFIRSLVEPQS, from the exons ATGGCGGCGGCGGACGCGGCGCAGCAGGGCCCGCGCGGCCACCGGAGGCGCGGCGGCCGCGCCACGCGCGTGCGCCCGCGCGCCTGGTGCTGCTCCTTCGGCGGCGCGCCCGACAGCCCCGACCTGCGCCCGCTCCCCTCCTCGGCCgcgtccccggcggcggcggggccgggGAGGAAGCTGCCGCCCAAGTCCCCCTCGTCGGCGGCGACGTCCTTCTACGGCTCGCCGACCTCATCCAGGCTCGCGGGGCTCGGCGGCCTCATCGACCCGCGCCGCATCCTCTCGCCCGGCCGCGTCTCCCCCATCGACCCCGACGCCGGCGCGGTCCCGCCGCCGCccctcccgctcccgctccctcctccgccgccgccgcccgccgttgGGGACTCGGCGGCTGTGGGCCCCGCGGAGCAGCCGGCGGCGGTGCTGCTAGCGTCGGCATTGCCGTCGGCCACGGTGGTGGCCGTAAGGGAGGAGGCGGACGCGGGTGGCGTGCTGGATCTGAGGCTTTTCCTGCGGGGGAGAGACGGGAGGTGCGTCCTCATGGAGCTCGACTCCGGGGTGCTGTGCGGCTGCAGCGACTTCTTCGCTGCCATGGCCCCGCGTGAGGACGCTGCTGGTGCCGGTGCTGGAGGGAAGAGGATCGAGGTGGACGGGGTGGAGAATTTGGATGCTTTCAGGGCCGCGGTGGAGCTCATGTACGACCCTCACCCAATGCGGTGTCTTGCGGCTGCCGGCGTGTCGAGGGCCATAGATGTGCTTGAG GTATGTTCCTCTATCATGTTCAGCAAGGGAATGAAATCATGTTTGACATACATAGAAGCTGTTCCCTGGAATGAGAATGAGGAGGAGAAGCTGAAGAATCTCTTTGCAAGATTCACTTTTGACGAAGCAATATCCCAGGATATACTGGCAAGATTGCGGCCACACAACTGGAAAAACTCAGATGACCTCACTGTACAGCTTATTCAATCTGTCACTAGCAGCACCAGCACTGTGGCCAGAAAAGACATGCAATCTTTGGTAAATGGTCTTCTAAGCAAAAGTTCAGTCTATCAAAAGGACTCGTCAGGGCTAAACAAGGAGAGCCTGTACCAGATCTGTTATTCATGTCTGGAGTCACTGGTTGATCTCTTTGAAGAGGCCAGAGAACCAACAGATTATACAGGTCAGGCTGTGGCAGTTAGAGGGAGTAAACCACTGATTGAGCGAGTCTCTAGGCAAGCAGAGAACCTCAATTGGCTCTTGGAGATTCTAGTAAACAATGATATTGCAGAAGAATTTGTAGAACTGTGGGCGAAGCAAGACAGGCTCATTAGGATGCACGAGCAAGCATCAGCGATGGTCAGGTATGAGCTAAGCCGAATATCAGCTGGTGTGTTCATTGCACTTGGTAAAGGAAAAGTGCAGTGTCGAGGTGACGTACGAAGCCTCCTCTTTCATGGATGGTTCAGCACAATGTTGTTGGATTTTGGCTGGCTTCAGCGCTGCCCTAAAGGTCTAGACCTAAGATCACTGGAGGAGAATTTAGGGCGAGGCCTTTTAACCCTCCCTCTCAGGCAGCAGCAGTGTTTGTTCGAGGAATGGTTCCAGTTCTATGCGACCAAAGGAGCTGAGTGTCCGAACCTTATTAGAGCTTTCCAGGTATGGTGGCGAAGGTCTTTCATTAGATCATTGGTAGAACCTCAAAGCTAA